A genomic region of Dehalococcoidia bacterium contains the following coding sequences:
- the hemW gene encoding radical SAM family heme chaperone HemW: protein MSINGGVYLTGLYVHVPFCVEKCAYCDFYSVPSRLGNIESYVDAVLAECGAYGHLSFHTLYLGGGTPSILGAHSLKRLIEGLRRAFDLSRLEEATFEANPESATEDFLAAALLSGFNRISIGVQSLSDDELKAVGRIHNAEQAVAAIELAKSIGFRNVSVDLIAGLPGQTWDSLHNSIDRLISLGIAHLSLYCLSLEKGTPLAQNPPANLPSDDEQAELFESARSLLIGSGFIHYEISNFAAAGRECLHNLNYWRGGEYLGLGPAAASHLGGKRFKNRADLKSYLENPAGVVEEIEELNAEEKAAEEAMLRLRLLEEGLDIDEFTRRHGQENIRRLLARLDRLSREGSLLFDGAKYRLEPSLVMTSNPILARVLRD, encoded by the coding sequence ATGTCTATCAACGGAGGCGTATATTTGACCGGGCTTTATGTCCATGTGCCGTTTTGTGTAGAGAAGTGCGCGTACTGCGATTTCTACTCCGTACCGTCGCGGTTAGGAAATATCGAATCATATGTCGATGCGGTGCTTGCCGAATGCGGGGCGTACGGTCATCTGTCGTTCCATACGCTATACCTCGGAGGCGGCACTCCGAGTATCCTCGGTGCCCATAGTCTGAAGAGACTTATCGAAGGGCTGCGCCGGGCATTTGATCTATCGCGGCTTGAGGAAGCTACCTTTGAGGCCAACCCTGAATCGGCTACCGAAGATTTTCTTGCGGCGGCGCTGCTCTCGGGGTTCAACCGCATATCGATAGGCGTACAGTCGCTCTCAGATGACGAGCTTAAAGCTGTCGGCAGGATTCATAACGCGGAGCAGGCGGTCGCCGCGATCGAATTGGCAAAGAGTATCGGCTTCAGGAATGTTTCAGTAGACCTTATCGCCGGTCTTCCCGGCCAGACATGGGACTCGCTGCATAACTCGATCGACAGGCTGATATCGCTCGGTATCGCCCATCTCTCGCTGTACTGCCTTTCGCTGGAGAAAGGAACTCCGCTGGCTCAGAACCCGCCGGCAAACCTGCCGTCGGACGACGAGCAGGCCGAGCTGTTCGAATCGGCGCGGTCGTTGCTTATCGGCTCTGGGTTCATCCATTACGAGATATCCAACTTCGCCGCCGCCGGACGCGAGTGTCTGCACAATCTGAACTACTGGCGCGGCGGCGAGTACCTCGGCCTCGGGCCGGCGGCGGCCTCGCACCTGGGGGGCAAACGTTTCAAGAACCGCGCCGACCTTAAGTCTTATCTCGAGAATCCGGCGGGAGTCGTCGAGGAAATCGAGGAGCTAAATGCAGAGGAGAAGGCGGCTGAGGAGGCCATGCTGCGTCTGCGGCTGCTGGAGGAAGGGCTCGACATCGACGAGTTTACCAGGCGGCATGGACAGGAAAACATTCGTCGCCTACTGGCAAGGCTTGACAGGCTGTCGCGGGAAGGATCATTACTCTTCGACGGCGCGAAATATCGGTTGGAGCCGTCGCTGGTGATGACATCGAATCCGATACTGGCGCGGGTGTTAAGGGACTAG
- a CDS encoding D-alanine--D-alanine ligase, with amino-acid sequence MRIGLAYDLKEAVRNEIGTSGADDRLEEYDSQETVDALADAISSLGHQVLPLGGGKEFIGNILREHVEFVFNIAEGRGSYRSREAQIPSILEMLSVPYFGSDPQCLAVCLDKPLTKTIVSNAGISTPNWRVVSNREDMEYIDWKGFRFPAFVKPAYEGSSKGILGGCRVTEQKMIREPVINLLERYNQPVLIEEYIDGDEVTVGIVGNHPPAIVGIMRVAPRQKTDHFIYSLEVKRDWERLVEYECPAKLSEAAIQTVTDEALKIFKVLGCRDISRVDFRVNAEGTPFFLEINPLPGLNPHSGDLPIMAGKMGYKYQELIAAALNAALSRYPECALK; translated from the coding sequence TTGAGGATAGGGCTTGCATACGACCTCAAAGAGGCGGTGCGCAATGAGATCGGAACCTCCGGCGCAGACGACCGTCTTGAAGAATACGACTCGCAGGAAACGGTTGATGCCCTGGCCGACGCCATAAGTTCGCTGGGGCATCAGGTTCTCCCCCTCGGCGGCGGGAAAGAGTTCATCGGTAATATCCTGCGTGAACATGTCGAATTTGTCTTCAACATCGCCGAGGGCCGGGGCAGCTACAGGAGCAGGGAGGCCCAGATACCATCGATACTGGAAATGCTGTCCGTTCCATATTTTGGTTCCGATCCGCAATGCCTGGCCGTATGTCTGGATAAGCCGCTGACCAAGACAATAGTATCGAACGCGGGCATAAGCACCCCCAATTGGAGAGTAGTCTCGAACAGAGAGGATATGGAATATATCGACTGGAAAGGCTTTCGTTTTCCCGCTTTCGTAAAACCGGCATATGAGGGCTCCAGCAAGGGCATTCTCGGCGGCTGCAGGGTAACGGAACAAAAGATGATACGGGAACCTGTGATAAATCTGCTCGAACGCTACAACCAGCCGGTTCTGATTGAGGAATATATCGACGGCGATGAAGTTACTGTCGGCATAGTAGGTAACCATCCGCCCGCAATAGTGGGAATCATGAGGGTAGCACCCCGTCAAAAAACGGACCATTTTATATACTCGCTGGAGGTCAAGCGCGATTGGGAGCGGCTGGTGGAATACGAATGTCCCGCCAAACTGAGCGAAGCCGCTATTCAAACCGTAACCGATGAGGCTTTGAAGATATTCAAAGTGCTCGGCTGCCGCGATATTTCCAGGGTCGACTTCAGGGTTAATGCTGAGGGTACTCCCTTCTTTCTGGAGATAAATCCGCTGCCGGGGCTTAATCCCCACAGCGGGGATTTGCCGATAATGGCGGGTAAGATGGGATATAAATATCAGGAACTTATCGCGGCAGCGCTGAACGCCGCCTTGTCGAGGTACCCTGAATGTGCGCTAAAGTAG
- a CDS encoding KamA family radical SAM protein: MKTNTVSGAETEVSSILEEEPPHQSFSQKEEEDPPGRIPSEQGRRFFANVSESNWNNWTWHFRNRITTVGQLSSLIPLTAEEQGKLKQVAQKYPLSITPYYFSLINPFDTEDPIMKQAVPSFQEISMNDIGYEDPLAEQRESVMPGLVHRYPDRVLMVLTDICPMLCRHCTRKREWHNGGWVRSNEEIDAMIGYIRGNKTVRDVVISGGDPLTLSTKRLEKVIAKLRQIDHVEIIRIGSRFPVVLPQRIDDELCEMLSKYGPIWLNTHFNHPREITPEAAKACDRLLRAGVPVNNQSVLLKGINDTVETQLKLCHALLKIKVRPYYLYQCDEVQGTEHLRTPVETGLKILEGMRGHTSGLAVPTFVIDLPDGGGKIPLQPNYVMSFNDDGFLLRNYQGHIFQYRNPKGKSGNGNGHKNGKRKNGSSHQHSEKALQMALPVGA; the protein is encoded by the coding sequence ATGAAGACGAATACAGTGTCAGGAGCAGAGACAGAAGTCTCAAGCATACTGGAGGAGGAACCTCCACACCAGTCCTTCTCCCAGAAGGAAGAGGAGGATCCTCCAGGCCGAATCCCGTCCGAACAAGGGCGGAGGTTCTTCGCCAATGTGTCCGAAAGCAATTGGAACAACTGGACATGGCATTTCCGCAATAGGATCACTACGGTTGGACAGCTCTCCAGCCTGATTCCCTTGACGGCTGAAGAGCAGGGTAAGTTGAAACAGGTAGCGCAGAAGTATCCGCTCTCTATTACTCCTTATTACTTTTCGCTGATTAATCCCTTTGACACAGAAGACCCCATAATGAAACAGGCTGTGCCTTCGTTTCAAGAGATATCCATGAACGATATCGGTTATGAGGATCCTCTGGCGGAACAGAGGGAATCCGTCATGCCCGGCCTCGTACACCGGTATCCCGACCGCGTACTCATGGTGCTGACCGACATATGTCCCATGCTGTGCCGCCATTGCACCAGGAAGAGGGAGTGGCACAACGGCGGCTGGGTCCGCAGCAACGAAGAGATCGACGCGATGATCGGGTACATCCGCGGCAACAAGACCGTGAGAGATGTAGTCATCTCCGGCGGCGACCCGCTGACACTATCGACGAAGCGTTTGGAGAAAGTCATCGCCAAACTGAGACAGATCGACCACGTCGAGATAATACGTATCGGCTCACGGTTCCCCGTGGTGTTGCCGCAGCGAATCGACGACGAGTTGTGCGAGATGCTTTCCAAATACGGCCCTATCTGGCTTAACACCCACTTCAACCACCCGCGCGAGATAACGCCGGAGGCCGCTAAGGCCTGCGACCGTCTGCTGCGCGCCGGCGTGCCGGTGAACAACCAGTCTGTTCTGCTCAAGGGCATAAACGACACTGTGGAGACACAACTGAAACTGTGCCACGCGCTTCTGAAGATAAAAGTGCGTCCGTACTACCTGTACCAGTGCGACGAGGTACAGGGCACGGAGCACCTGCGCACACCCGTAGAGACCGGGTTGAAGATACTGGAAGGAATGCGCGGACACACCTCCGGATTGGCCGTCCCAACCTTCGTGATCGACCTTCCCGATGGCGGCGGCAAGATACCGTTGCAGCCTAACTACGTGATGTCTTTCAATGACGATGGGTTTCTGCTTAGGAACTATCAGGGCCATATCTTCCAGTACCGGAATCCCAAGGGCAAGTCCGGCAACGGGAACGGCCACAAGAACGGAAAGCGGAAAAACGGCTCGTCCCATCAGCATTCTGAGAAGGCATTACAAATGGCTCTGCCAGTAGGTGCCTGA